In the Leptotrichia sp. oral taxon 223 genome, TTTTAAGCTGTTTTTCTTCATTCATTCTATTAAAAAACTCAATCCCTGCTGAAACTTCCTGTGCAGCCCCTTCTCCCTGAACTTTTGCAGGATAAAGGTAAATATTCACATTTGGAAATCTTTTATGCGTCGTGTTTATAATATCTCTTATCGCAGCTCCTGTATCAGCCGTTACAACTCCAATATTTATCGGTAATTTAGGTAACTGTTTTTTTATTTTATCAGAAAAATATCCCTTTTCAAAATACATTTTTTTAAGCATTTCCATTTTTTCATAAAGCAGCCCTAAAGAATTGCTCTTTTCAAGAAAATCCGCCACAATCTGATAACTTCCATTCGCCTCATAAAGCGTAACGCTCCCACGGATTTTTACCGAATCCCCTTCCTTCAAGTCCTCAGGCACTCCTCTATACTTATAACGAAAAATAGCGCATTTTACGCTTGCACTTGCATCTTTTAACGTAAAATACAAATGTCCCGAACGATAATACGTAATATTAGAAAGTTCCCCTTCAATAAAAATATTCTTAAAGGTATTTGTCCCTTCCAGAAACAATTTAACTTCCCTATTTATCTCACTTACGGAAAATACTGTCTGTTCCATAATTTCCCTCATTTCTTGCATTTTTTGTTCTTTAATAATAACATATTTTAGTATATTTCTCAACTGATGAAAATGTTTTATAAAAAAATTTAGAGGGTATGAACATCATAATCTCATACCCGCTTTTTCTAGTTATTCTTCCTCAACCACAACTTCCACATCCTTTTTCCTGAATCCCATTCCAATTTTCACAATTTCCTTATAACCTTCATATTTTAACCCTTCAAAATAATTCCTGTCATTTATTTGCTTCAAGGCACTTTTCGCAGTTCTCTTCAAATTTTTGCTATCTTTTGCTCTCGAATACTTAAATTCAAATATAAATGCTTTTTTATTTTTATCTTTTGGCTTTAATACCAAATCAGGAATTCCATCTCCACTTTCCATATTTGATTTGACAAGATAATTTTCTGACATTATCGAAACTAGCCCAATTACAAACAGATGATAAGAATTTTCTTCCTTCAAGTCCCTAAAACTTATCGCATTTTTTAAAAGTTCCCTTATTTCCAATCTAAATTTTTCATAATTTCCATTAATCAAATGCTCTCCAAGTCCATAAAATCTGTAATGTCCCCGATACGTTCTATACAAAAATCTGATTCTGAAAAAATCAAACAGTTCCTCATTTGGAATTTTCAAGTCGTAAACATTTCTTCCAAGTTTCTTTTCAACGGTTAAATATCCGCTATGCAAGAAAAATTGCCAAATATTCGCATGTCCGAAGTCATTCATAAAATAATCCTGCTCAATTTCATAATTTCTCCCATTTTCCCTAACTTCAAATCCATAATTGTTTTTATTTAAGTTCAAGGCATAGTCTATATCCTGAAACGTCACAAAATCATAAATTTCCTTCCTTATGCTCTTATGGCTAAGCAATTCCTCCAGTTCAAAAATAATTTTCTCGTCTGAATTTTCCAAATAATTCATAATTTCATCATTACTTGAAGTATTTACCCAATGGGCTTTTAAATCCCTGTATTTCAAAAAATTAATAATTGACCATGGATTATACACATTTATATCTCCAAACAAATATCCATTGTACCAATTTTTTACTTCATCTAGTTCAAAATCTAAATTATAATATTTTAAAGCATTTTCAACATCATTTTCCAAGATTCCAAAATATTCATTATATTTTTTTTCTAATATGGTATGAACTTCCAAATTATTAAGCCCAGAAAAAATTCCTTCTTTAGCAATTCGTAAAATTCCCGTTATTACCGTGATTTCTGCATAATCATTTCCTTTTACTGCCTTTTCAAAGAAAGTCTTGAAAAAATTTATCACATTATTATAATAGCCGTTTGCATGTGCCTTTATTATTGGTTTATCATATTCATCAATTAGTAAAACAACTTTCTTGCCATAGTATTCAAACAAATATCTCGACAAGTTTGATAAGGCACGGCTGTAATTACCTTCCTTTTTTTTAAGCCATATATTATCAAAATCCATTAAATCACTTTTTTCTAGTTTTTCCCGCAAAAATCTGAATTCATTGTATAAGGATTTTATTTCCTCTTTTATACTGTTGAAACCATTTTCCCAGTTTGTTTCCTTAAAATCCTTAAAACTGATAAAAATAACTGGATTCTGTCCTTGTCTATCAAAATATTCACTTTTAGAAATTTCTAGATTTTCAAAAAGTTTTTTATTTTCATCTTTATTTTTCACATCAAAAAAATATTTTAACATCGACATATTAAGCGATTTTCCAAATCGACGTGGCCTTGTAAACAGAATTCTTGTCGTCCCGCTTTCCAAAATTTCTTCAATTAGCCCAGTTTTGTCAAAATAATAGTAATTATTTTGTATCATTACTTCAAAATTGTCAATTCCAACTGGCAAATTTTTCTTTTTTTCTATTTTCTCATTTTTTCCCTTTTTAATCATATCCCCTCAATTCCTCTCTTTTTTATTATTAACCACATTATATTTATATTTTGAAGAAAAGTCAAATAATATTAAAAAAATTATGAAAAAAGAACAGCAAAACCTAAGTTCCACTGTCCTTTCATTCTTTTTAAGCTTCTAACTCAAACATCTGTTACATTTTCAGGTGTTAAAGTTCTTCACTTTTCCATGATTCTTCGCCCTAGTAAATAGCTCTGAATCCTATTCCACCTCTTACATTATTTCCTTTAGTGTCATATCCTCCATTTACTGTCACTCCAAATCTTGTGTTATCAACTCCGATATTCAAGTCAAATTTACCATTTCCTCTTCTGTCTTCCTTTTCCCCTCTTATTCCAAACCAGTCTGCGCTTGTGTATCTTACTCTTCCTTGGTTGTTCTTGCTTGCCATCTTGCCTAATTCGTTTTCATAGGCGGCTGACAATCCCACTGTCAGGTTTGTTCTCACTGCAAGCGGCTGTACATATCTGAATTCCATTCCGACTTCCGGCTTAACTGAGAAGTAGTCGTTCCCTTTTACTTCCAGTCTCATTTCCCCTCTGTCTTCCTTGATGTCATTGAATCTTCCGTATTCCATCTTCAATGCTCCGTATGGACGTAAATGTGTTCTTTCGCTCATTCTTATGTCATATCCCAAGTCTGTCTTTAATGCCGCACCATAAGAGTTGTAGTCAGATTTTGCCTGGAATATATCGTCTACAACCAGATATTTACGTTTCATATTATTAATTCCAAAGAATACATCTCCGCCGATTGTCCATTGCAATGCTCCATTGTAATCTTTCTTAGGCGACATTGTCTTAAAGATTCCTGCTTTAAGCTGAGTTTGATTTTCTCTTGAATGTCCTATATCCTTAAACTTGAATCTGTTTGTTACAGCTCCTGCATACCATCCGCTTGAGTTACCCATCTTGATTTTTTCATCTTCGTGAACGTAAGCCACACCGTAGGCGTTACTTGTATAGTCTATGATTCCAGCAGTATCAGTGTTGTACTCATCTCTTGCACCAAATACTTTGATCTTGTTGTTTTGCTTAGACGGATTTCTCCAGTCATGTTTCAAGTATCTGAATTCCTTGTCCAGTATGTTTCCAGTTGCATTGATTCTTTGTTGAAGGTTTCCATACTGGTGTCCCATCATTTCGTCGAATGCTTGGTACAGCAATACTTCCTCGTTGTTTCCTATTCCATTTAATTTTTGGAATAATTCACGTTCTCTTGTACCTAAGGCTTCTACGCCATATCTTTGTTCCAGCCCATCTGCAAAATTATACGTGTCTGTACCATTTACAGGTGTTCCTTCATTTCCAGCCCAACTTGTATATGGAATTTTAGCTAGATACAGACTTGTTATTGAATTATTAGTTTTATCCAATGTTGGTGTTGCCATCCATGTCAATGAACCTGAATAAACATTCCATTTTACGTTGTTGTTTTGTAACATAGCTTGCTTATATGGATTTATTATGTTAGGATCATTTACTAAAATATATTTACTATTTGTTACTTCTGTAGCTTCTGTACCAATAATCAAATCTGCTTTATTTGTCAGTTGACCCAATCCATCGATTGATTTCGTATAATCAACACCCGAAGTGTTTACATATAATCCAATGCTGGATGCTGATACAGATATTGGATTTTTTGCCATTGTATTTACAACTACTGGCGTTTGAGGTACACCATTTAAAGTAATTGTGGCAGTTGAGGCTCCCGCAGGCGCATCAATTTTCACTCCTCCTACAACCTTATCTGTTTTTGGTGTCGTAAATTCTTCATGATGCTTAGCACCACCAGATACTGTTATGTTTCCATAGTTAGCCACTGTTGTACCTTTCAGATAGACTCCTGCCCCACTATCAGAATTTATATTAATTGTACCAGTATTTTGAAGTTTTGTATCTTTACCCATATAAATACCGATTGCTCTCGTAGGTGATCCAACTGTTGTTATTGTACCTCTATTTATTGCAGTAGCTCCATTGTCAACATAAATACCTGTAGTGTTGTCTGCACCAAGATTTATTGTGGCTCCTGTATCATTTATAGCCTGACTTCCTGATCCGCTTGCATACATACCTATACTTTCTTTACCATTTACATTGATTGTACCCTTATTTATCACTGTTCCTGTATCTGATGTCTTATATCCAGAAGCCATACCTATTGAAAATAAGTTTTGTTTGCTGTCAGAAGCGCCTACATTGATTGTACCCGTATTTGTTGCTGTACCACCTTTAATACTGTAAACACCGACATTTCCAAGTCCATTTGTCAAATCAATATTTCCACTGTTAGTTACAGTTCCCGCAGAGTAAATTCCGTAGTTTCTATCTCCATTTGTTGTTATATTTGTTGTATTTATAACTTTTCCTGTGGCATCGTTTGAATAAACATATACGTTATCTTTTCCAAGTCCTACATTTGCAATAGTTGAATTTATTTCATTTCCGCTACCTACATTTACAAATCCAAATGAATTTTCTCCTAAATCAAACGCTGTTCCAGTATTTGTTATTTTTTGTCCTGTTCCTGCGCTGTAAACTCCAACAGCTTCTTCAGAGCCAGTCTTTATTGTTCCGCCTGTCAAGTTTACATCTCCACCTTTAGAATAGATACCGATTCCTGCATTTCCAACAGTTATATCACCTGCATTTTCAGAATTGTAACCATATATTCCAATCGAATTATTTCCAGCTTTTACAACCCCAGTATTTTTTATACTAATAGTTGAAACATCTGTAAATATGCCAACACTCGGTGAAGATAAATTAGCAGAATCTCCTATTGTTACTTTTCCGTTGTTAAGTATTTGATAATTTTGTCCCATTCCATAAATACCAACTGACTGATCACCTGATAAATCAACAGTTCCTGAATTTGTTACTCTCGTATCTGTTGTAGCTCCAGTTCCGTTACCGTTATATGTCATACCGATAGCTTTTGCCTGTGTACTCTTTATTGTTCCTGTATTTTTCATTTCTGCTGATGGTGTTGCTGTACTTTCTGAATACAGTCCTGTTGAACCACTTCCAAGATTTATTATTCCATCATTTGTCAATTCTGAATCACCCACTCCATAAAGGGCAGTCGAATTAGTTCCCATATTCATTACGCCAGTTGCTTCATTTTTAATCACACCGTGTTTTGCGTACATTCCTACAGATTTATCACCACTTAAGTTCATAGTTCCTTCATTAGAAAGAGTTACTACAGCTCTATTTGCATCAGCATTTTCCTGTGCCATTCCAACTTGTCCAGCTTTTGTACCTGTCATTGTGTAAGACTGTTTATTGCTAATTTTAGAACTTGAAAGCTCAACTTGGTTATACGCATCTGTAGCATTATCCAAATTTATATCCTGATTTAAATTCAAAAGACCTTTGTACAACATAAATGTTTTTGTTTCCGGATCAATATTTGAAGCGGGATTTAATGTTAATGTTGTTTTTAAACCACTTGCTACTGTATCACTAAGATTCATTGTTGCATTATCTACTATAAATAATCTGGAATCTTTTTCTGTATTTAAAGTTAAATTATTAAATTTATTACTTCCAGTATGGTTAGTTACCCATGTACTTATATCAGCTGAAGTAAATGGAGCGTATGGTGAACTTGCTGTATAAAGAAATGCAGTTCCCCGCTTAGTTGGATCACTTGATCCTTTGATTGTAGCAGTTACTGGACCACTTATAGATACTTTACCAGTTGCCTTAGTTCCATTACCAAAATAGAACAATAATGATTTTTCTCCCGTAACAGCAGTAGAGTTTCCACTACCACCTAAAGAAATGTTTCCATTATCTGATGCAATAAAGTTTACTGCACCATCACTAGCGGTAACATTAAATCCATCCGCTTGTATTGATGAACCACTTCCATCAGAATAAAATCCTACTGACTTATTACCTTTAACATCTATCGTTGCACCATCAGCTGCAGTATTAGTTGATTCTACTAAACCACCATTAGTTGCAATTATACCCGCAGTCCCTTTCTTATCAGCAGTTACTCCACCTTTTATTGTTAATTTTCCAGTATTAGTTATTTTAGATTGATTTGAACTACCAGAACCTTTACCTTTAGCAACAAATCCTATAACTCCATCAACTTCACCTTTAATAGTTCCACTATTTTCTCCAACTGCGTTAACATCACCATCAACCATCATACCAGCATTTCCACCGGTTTTAATATTTACTCCAGCATCGGTACCACTACCATTACTGGCATTTATAACTTTTCCGGCTGTTGAATAAAGTCCTACATTATTATTTCCACTACTTTCTATGTTTACAACACCTCTATTTATAACCTGATCATTTTTGTGTTCTACTCTTAATCCTGTTGAACCGGTTGCTGATCCTTTTATAGTTATTGTCCCACTTGTAGTATTAGTTAATTTTACAGCTTTACTACCTGGATTATTTGTCACATTAGAATACATTCCAAAAGATTCATTTCCAGTAATTTCAATTTTATTATTATTTTCAACCTTAGGAACATAACTTTGGATTGCAAATCCTCCTGATTTATTTCCATTTACATTAATTGTTCCATTATTTTCTAAAACTGTATCGTCGCCTAGCCATATATTTCCGTTTGGAGTTCTTGTACTGCTAGCTGTTAGTCCTACTCCTATAGCATAACTTTGTTGGCCGTTCAAAGTTATTGTACCTTCGTTAATAGCTTTTACATTAAATCCACTTATAACTCCCAATCCAAATCCTGTGGACTGGTCTCCATTCATAGTAATATTACCCCCATTACCATTTATTAAAGTATACATTATGTTATTATCATTTGTAGCACCACTTCCATCTCCACCGAGTGTCCCACCTTCATCAGTAAATATCATTCCAACTTGTTGATTAGCTGTCCCAATAATTGTACCTTTATTTGTTGCTGTAGCTGATATACGCGTATATGGATTAGCATGTCCTGGATTGGACACCTTAGCATCACTATATGGTTGAGGCCAATTCGAACTGACACTGTTATCAGATTGAATTTCTATTCCTGCAGTTTCAGTGGCTAATAAATTTATATTTGCATTACTAGTAAGGTTAAGTAGTCCATGGGGATTTCCATAGAATGAATCTATTGTTACAGCCCTTTTTCTATTGCTATTTATATCCATAGTGACTCCCCCAGCTATTGTGTAATCTCCTTGAGTCACAAATTCAGCCACTGCCTCAGCACGATGTATTGGAGCGGTACCAGCAATTATTGATCTCTTGCGATCATGATCGGATTCTGTATTACTATCCAAAGTATAATGTCCTGCAAGTGAAGTTGGATTTATTTCATTCATAGTATAACTACCATAACCACGTCTTACACCTCCTACTTCATCAGTTCCACCATCATTCCAATAATCTGTCAATGTTACTGTGGTAATCTCCACATTTGAACTCGCTATCGTCGGAACTGTCGGCGTAGGCGGTGTAAACTGTATCGCCTCAGGCACATCCGGTTTCAACGCTGTCGGTGGTGCCAATGTCAAAGGTGCTTTATTTATTGATCTCGGATTAATTCCTGCGTTTACCTCAAATCCTACTATTGGTTCCTTTACCACCTTTGTACTTGCTATCCCATAGTTGCCAGCTGATCCTGTAGCTGATTTTAGACCTCTTGTTTTTGAAAGCAACGAATACTTATCACTATCTGGCGATACAGTTCTTTCATAAACATTTGAACTTCTTTCAAATATCCCTTCATATGGATATTTTTCTTCCTTATCTCCACGTCCTTTGTAGTGTCCGTGCCAGTCGTTATACATATAGTTCATTCCAAACTGCCAGCTGCTCCATGGAGATTTTACAACGTGATCCCCTTGTTCCATTAACTGGATAAGTTCAAGATTTGTATTTTTTAGTAATTTGTCATTTTCTTTTCGTGTTGCTTTGACTTGCTGATGTATTGTCTTAATTGATGTAGAAATTGCCTGCTTTTGGCTTGCAATGCTTGTATTTGCTGAAGCCGAGAACAGATTGCTTGTTACAAAAAGAGTTCCAGTAACTAAAAATGTTATTAACAGGTCTTCTGTATAATGCACATCTTTACATCTTTTTGCATAGGCTCGCAAATCCTGCTTTATTTTTCTGATGCTATTTGTCATTTTAATACATCTCCTTGTAAGAATTTTTTCATGATAATAAAGTTTTAATTCATAAAATTAAAAAATCTCCTTTTTTATATGATTGATATAAAACAAAAAAATAATATTTCAAATATAATAAAATTGCATTAAAACTATATATTCAATATCTCGTATAATCTTAAAGCAATTTTGGATAAGTGATTTTTAGTGATTTAAAATGATTTTTTATTAAAAAATATTATTTGTTTTAATATCCTACATAATTTATATTTTTAAAACTACCTAAACATATTCAAAATAATTTAACTTTTAAACAAAATAACTATTTTTTTAATAAAATGCTAATTATTTCTCATAGATTTTTAAAGACTAGATAAATTTTAAAAATATAATTTTATAAAAATAAGATTTTAGTGAAATCTACTCAAATTTTTTTAGAAGCGAACTGCTAAAAACTAATCAAATCCAGGACTTAATATAGTTTTCGAGTTCAGCTTCAAAGGATTTCACATAACTTTATTACATTACTATTTTACCAAAAAATTTCAAAAAGTCAATTATTTTTTTCTTATTAAATTATTTTTCTATTTTTTTTTTTTTTTTGTTTTTTATTATAAAATTAAAATACAGTTTAATAAAAATACAAGAAAGTTTCTTAAAATATTTAAATTTAGTTTTAAATTAGAATTATATAAATATTTTTACAAAAAAGTTACTTTTTCATTGTGTTACATAATAATTTCCTTATCTTAAATTTTTTTAAAAAAACTCTATTTTTTTTCATTTAGATTAATTTTTTTTGCAAAAAAAAGACTGGAAAAAACCAGCCTTCTCTATAATTTTATAATAGACCTGTTCGACAACCTTGTATAAAGACCAATATCAGGGTATAATAATACTGGTGATGAAAATGATAAATAATGTTGAAAGAATAAAAAAAACTTAAAGAAGAAAAAATATAAATTTTAACGGAGTGATTCTAAATGAGTATAATTATAAAGGAGATAGTCTCAAAAAATATAATTACTAAATCCAAACTACCAGATACGGATTATGTTATAAATAACTATGTTGGGTGCAACCATGGCTGTATTTACTGTTATGCAGAATTTATGAAAAGATTTACTAACCATACTGAAAAATGGGGAGAATTTTTAGATGTTAAAAAGTTT is a window encoding:
- a CDS encoding autotransporter-associated N-terminal domain-containing protein, producing the protein MTNSIRKIKQDLRAYAKRCKDVHYTEDLLITFLVTGTLFVTSNLFSASANTSIASQKQAISTSIKTIHQQVKATRKENDKLLKNTNLELIQLMEQGDHVVKSPWSSWQFGMNYMYNDWHGHYKGRGDKEEKYPYEGIFERSSNVYERTVSPDSDKYSLLSKTRGLKSATGSAGNYGIASTKVVKEPIVGFEVNAGINPRSINKAPLTLAPPTALKPDVPEAIQFTPPTPTVPTIASSNVEITTVTLTDYWNDGGTDEVGGVRRGYGSYTMNEINPTSLAGHYTLDSNTESDHDRKRSIIAGTAPIHRAEAVAEFVTQGDYTIAGGVTMDINSNRKRAVTIDSFYGNPHGLLNLTSNANINLLATETAGIEIQSDNSVSSNWPQPYSDAKVSNPGHANPYTRISATATNKGTIIGTANQQVGMIFTDEGGTLGGDGSGATNDNNIMYTLINGNGGNITMNGDQSTGFGLGVISGFNVKAINEGTITLNGQQSYAIGVGLTASSTRTPNGNIWLGDDTVLENNGTINVNGNKSGGFAIQSYVPKVENNNKIEITGNESFGMYSNVTNNPGSKAVKLTNTTSGTITIKGSATGSTGLRVEHKNDQVINRGVVNIESSGNNNVGLYSTAGKVINASNGSGTDAGVNIKTGGNAGMMVDGDVNAVGENSGTIKGEVDGVIGFVAKGKGSGSSNQSKITNTGKLTIKGGVTADKKGTAGIIATNGGLVESTNTAADGATIDVKGNKSVGFYSDGSGSSIQADGFNVTASDGAVNFIASDNGNISLGGSGNSTAVTGEKSLLFYFGNGTKATGKVSISGPVTATIKGSSDPTKRGTAFLYTASSPYAPFTSADISTWVTNHTGSNKFNNLTLNTEKDSRLFIVDNATMNLSDTVASGLKTTLTLNPASNIDPETKTFMLYKGLLNLNQDINLDNATDAYNQVELSSSKISNKQSYTMTGTKAGQVGMAQENADANRAVVTLSNEGTMNLSGDKSVGMYAKHGVIKNEATGVMNMGTNSTALYGVGDSELTNDGIINLGSGSTGLYSESTATPSAEMKNTGTIKSTQAKAIGMTYNGNGTGATTDTRVTNSGTVDLSGDQSVGIYGMGQNYQILNNGKVTIGDSANLSSPSVGIFTDVSTISIKNTGVVKAGNNSIGIYGYNSENAGDITVGNAGIGIYSKGGDVNLTGGTIKTGSEEAVGVYSAGTGQKITNTGTAFDLGENSFGFVNVGSGNEINSTIANVGLGKDNVYVYSNDATGKVINTTNITTNGDRNYGIYSAGTVTNSGNIDLTNGLGNVGVYSIKGGTATNTGTINVGASDSKQNLFSIGMASGYKTSDTGTVINKGTINVNGKESIGMYASGSGSQAINDTGATINLGADNTTGIYVDNGATAINRGTITTVGSPTRAIGIYMGKDTKLQNTGTININSDSGAGVYLKGTTVANYGNITVSGGAKHHEEFTTPKTDKVVGGVKIDAPAGASTATITLNGVPQTPVVVNTMAKNPISVSASSIGLYVNTSGVDYTKSIDGLGQLTNKADLIIGTEATEVTNSKYILVNDPNIINPYKQAMLQNNNVKWNVYSGSLTWMATPTLDKTNNSITSLYLAKIPYTSWAGNEGTPVNGTDTYNFADGLEQRYGVEALGTRERELFQKLNGIGNNEEVLLYQAFDEMMGHQYGNLQQRINATGNILDKEFRYLKHDWRNPSKQNNKIKVFGARDEYNTDTAGIIDYTSNAYGVAYVHEDEKIKMGNSSGWYAGAVTNRFKFKDIGHSRENQTQLKAGIFKTMSPKKDYNGALQWTIGGDVFFGINNMKRKYLVVDDIFQAKSDYNSYGAALKTDLGYDIRMSERTHLRPYGALKMEYGRFNDIKEDRGEMRLEVKGNDYFSVKPEVGMEFRYVQPLAVRTNLTVGLSAAYENELGKMASKNNQGRVRYTSADWFGIRGEKEDRRGNGKFDLNIGVDNTRFGVTVNGGYDTKGNNVRGGIGFRAIY
- a CDS encoding AAA family ATPase yields the protein MIKKGKNEKIEKKKNLPVGIDNFEVMIQNNYYYFDKTGLIEEILESGTTRILFTRPRRFGKSLNMSMLKYFFDVKNKDENKKLFENLEISKSEYFDRQGQNPVIFISFKDFKETNWENGFNSIKEEIKSLYNEFRFLREKLEKSDLMDFDNIWLKKKEGNYSRALSNLSRYLFEYYGKKVVLLIDEYDKPIIKAHANGYYNNVINFFKTFFEKAVKGNDYAEITVITGILRIAKEGIFSGLNNLEVHTILEKKYNEYFGILENDVENALKYYNLDFELDEVKNWYNGYLFGDINVYNPWSIINFLKYRDLKAHWVNTSSNDEIMNYLENSDEKIIFELEELLSHKSIRKEIYDFVTFQDIDYALNLNKNNYGFEVRENGRNYEIEQDYFMNDFGHANIWQFFLHSGYLTVEKKLGRNVYDLKIPNEELFDFFRIRFLYRTYRGHYRFYGLGEHLINGNYEKFRLEIRELLKNAISFRDLKEENSYHLFVIGLVSIMSENYLVKSNMESGDGIPDLVLKPKDKNKKAFIFEFKYSRAKDSKNLKRTAKSALKQINDRNYFEGLKYEGYKEIVKIGMGFRKKDVEVVVEEE